CAGTTTGTGATATCCTGTTGGGATTATTTAGATAGCGAACAGCTCTTTGATTATTTCCAAACTGTATTTCAATGTGTATTGTTCCATTTTGGTTTCTTGAGGCTGATGTTTGCCTAGAACTTCCATCACTCACCggaaatgataaattgTTTAATAATGGTACAGAGTCTGATATTATTTGTTCCACAGAAGTAGTTAAAGGTGCAGAATCACTTTGGGAACCAGAGAATTCACTATCTTCGTCTGCGTCATCAGCAATACTCAGGTTAGTTTCTGGATTTTCAATGACCTCTTGCACATTATGGTCCATGTTTGTTTCATCAAGCTCACCGGCAACCCTTATGCGAGGCACgtcatcttcatcctcttcgACGTCATCCATACTTGAGCTAGAAGCAGAATCAGAGTAGTGATTAGAAGCgtattcttcatcaatttGATGAGGTAGTGCCATTTCTATATCGTTGAGGTCATCGGTTATATCTTCCATTATATTATCATTATCCACATCGTCCCCATCGTCGTCATCACCTTCATCCTCAGTATCTGACATATCTTCGCTAGACATATCCTCATCGTCAGccatttcttcatcatcttcctcaccagatatttcttcatcaatttCAGATACTTCAGACTCggattcttcatcagattctAAATCTACTTCCATATTTAGGCTAGAATCGTCTGAACTAGAGTCGTCAGCCAATTCAACAACCAAGGCTGAAGGTTCTGCACTAGAATCATTATCTACAAGTTCAACATTCTTGCTTGGAGATGTTAACAGTACTAGAACCCTAACGATTGAACCGCAAACAATCTTTGATTCATCCTTGAATAAATCAATTTTGTGAAATAGGGACGTTAGCGCCTTTTTCAATTGAGTAAATGTCTCGGAAGAGACTTGCACATGATCAAATGGAATTTGCAACAAATGGTGTAGCAAATTACATAGAGTATAAATAGCAATGGGAAACAAATAAACTCCACATTCTGCCATATCTAATCCGACAAATGATTGTAGCAAGTTTCCAATTTCACTTATAATTGTTAGACAAAATTCAGAAGATGATAATGCAAGTAGTATCAAAGTATTCGTATAGTTTTCCAGTGAATCAATGATTAACTTTTGAACGGCTTCAAATTCTGCTTTGGATTGCACAGAAGCTTCATCGGGTGTCGACATATTTTTTGGCGCAGAGAGAGAGCATATCATTGTGAACATATACCTTGAAAGAAAAATAACAAGAGATTTCGAGTTACATCTTTCAATCTTGTCAAATTTCCAAGGAAGTGGTTTGTATGGCAACTCAATGGGAATATTGAGAGCAGCTCCATCTCTAATGGATTCTGGAAGTGGGAAATTGTGGAATATTGCGTtcaaaaggaagaagacacTGTTTAGTGttaatgaaaatggataaaGTGGCTTTGACTTGCTCTTTGGAAGAGTATTTGTTAGTCCATGAATATTGCCAAATATGTGCATATGTTCAAGCAGCAATCGAGAAATGTGAAGGTTCTTTTTTGCATAAAGAGTTTCATAATCAACTGCATccatatttacattttttcCAGTTCCCATCATTTCTTCCATGAGCGCATCCTTTAAGaaatttgcagattttaatGCAATTGTCAAATCCTTTACTTCTATATATGATTGCTCATTTTCCTCATGAACTTCAGAGCTCTGTATGGTTATAACAGTGTGGCGTTTCAACAAGTCCAAGAGTAACAAGGGATCCTTTTTTACAAACGGGTAAACCTCTTGGACGAATTTATCCAATGGCATAGAGAGAGTATCTGCAGATGATAGTATGCCAATTATCCTATCCTTCATTGATTCCTCGAGTGTATTTCGGCTTTCCAAACAGTGCACAAATATATTAGAGACTAATCTCAATATTCCTTTACATTGTGCCGATTTTGGAATGTTCAACAAAATTCTCAAAGATCCAAGGTTCTGTCTGTTTATGGATTTAGATTGATGGAATGTAACAGGTTTATATTGGAGCAATTTTTCCGAATTACTGCAAACCTCTGTTAATTTATCAACAATACACAAGATAGGGAGTAATAAATCAGCGTCCAAACCTGGGAAGAGCTCCGATATGCCCATACAGAGGTTCAAGAGCTTCTCCTGCATATCTTTCTTAATGAATCGTGTCGAGCAAGAGGTCacaattttaattttttcGTCATTTTCTGTGTATAAACCTGACAAATCGAACAAATTGTActttttcataaattcaACAATACAAATGAAAGCAAACttaaaaaatggaggagGTGAGGCAACCTGTGGTACGCGAGATGTGCAACAAAAACCATATTTTACCATATCGTATTCTGAAGGTCCAGTGGAATCACCTGAACCAAGCAAACACCACTCTGGAATATTTACAGAAATATCAGGTAATGCCTTCTTTAATCCCATGCTTGCAAGTGTTATTACACCGCTATTATATGCATCCAACCTCATTTTATGGAATAGTTCAATGATAGAAAAAATAACGTCCACAAAATCATCAAACATCAGTGCTAAATGAGTGTAACTTTCCCTTCCACCTAGGAGATACGCCAAAAGATAAAATAGAGATGCAAGATATTCGTGGGTCTTTGCCATCGAATAATTATAAGGTTCATCCAACCTTGTTTTTCCACCACACACTGCTCTTTCAAATGCGGTTTGTCTATCTGTTTCATTCATGAAAATTATAGGACTAAATATAGAGGCAATATCCTCTGACCCAAAGTTCACTTGTGTCTGCGAAATCTGAGAGTGCACTGTCTTAATCTCTCTATGAATAAAAGCGAGTATGtgcaatatatttttatcatgTGTACTTTCCACATTGTAAATACCACCAAATGATGATGCATTGATTTCATCGTCATATACTACATCTAGCTTAAGGGCCAATATACGGAACAAACAATCTGAAATAACGCTCAGCGTTATTGGCATATTCTTGCAGAACATTAGCAACAATTTAATAATATTTCTACGAATCTCTGGaactacatttaaatctacATCTTCGATATATACAACTACGTCTGCATCCTGCGCAAAAAAGGGCATAGGTAGTGTTTCAAAGTCTGAAAATAAGCTAGAATCCTTAATTGTCTTTGATATTGTTTCATAACGCTCATTATGATTCGAGGTTAGCGGTAAATCAGCAAACTCTGGCACATTTTGATTGAACTCTGAAACATTAATTAGCCAATCAGTCAACGTCAATAAATCGGAAATACCACAATGAGAGATTGCATTAGAAATGTCACGATCACTGAATCCCATTTCTGACAAATGTGAGCGCACAGAATCCATATTTTGAATTCGTCCAGTACTATCAAGTTCATAATCTCCATCCGTATCGTTAGCCTCGTCTCCACTGTTTGCGAGCTCCCTGTTTGAATTTACTTCTCTATTCCTCAGTCTCCTGTTACGGCGCATATTAGTTCCCAAAAATGGCTGGATCAAATTGCTACTAGATATACCCTCCATCTCTGAAGATGGCTCTCCCAAGCTGGTATCCATCTTGAGAAAGAATAGATTAAGTGCTTGTTGCCTAGATGATGATGCATAGtccaaaatataaacatgAACCTTTAACAAAGAAGACAACATTTTTGGAGAAATATAAAAACCAATACTTGCAGTACTACTGCTTGGGAGAGATGGCTGCATTTGAGAGAAAACCTTCAACCATGGCCAACATGTAGAAGATATTGTAGCCACAATGTTCTTGAATATCTGACCAATTGAAATGTGACATTTAGATGAACAAGAAGTGTGATCCTTCAATGAACAAGGAAGATCCATATTTTCCGGGCAGAAATGTCTGCTGATAAATTCCCTAAGGTTAGAATCCACTGTAACATTTAGCATAGTTCTTGGATTACAAAGTCTACAAAAAAGGCTAAGTGCTACCTGTATGGTCTTTCCCAGAACAACCATTGATGATTTTATCCATTTCAAGTCATGTGATGTTAGAGCATTAGCTGTAGCAATTACAAAGTTGAAGAGTGACGTATGGTTAGTAACCTCAATTCCAAGAACATCATTGCAAGACAACGATGGATTTAGTCTAAGAGCAATTGCAAGAGAACATGCGATGTAAAGCGATAACAAATAGTCAAATATCGATGTTATTGTCTTCATTCCATCCAGCCCAGTGATCATGCAAGTAGTAAGAGCGAATAATGAGTTATTATTTTTCTCATCAATACAGAGCTTGTATACGAATTCCATAAACTCGGCAAAGTAACGTGCAGTCTTGATGCAATCCATATTTTTAAGGAATACAGGTTCACTACTTTGCCATTTCTTTACATCTGGAAATTCGTTTGCCAACATCATAACAGCCGTAGCAATTGAGTAGGAATTTTTAGCAATATGAGCTTTAAGGCATTCATTTTCTGGTTTCAATCCTCGTAATGCCTTGTTTACCGATGCATttaaagagaataaaagtGACCTTGATGCAATTAAAGTCAAACGACACATCTCCAAACTTAAAGCACGTCGTTCATGGGACAAGTGACCACCAGAAAAGGCAGAATTTGGTAAACTGTATGCATATGTGCATTGTGATGACCAAAACAAATCGTTTGCAGAGAATAAAGCATCGGTATTTGCGTTCTTGGCGTCATTTATAAACGACTTGAACCCACGAAGCTGCGGATGCTCGTGTGAATTGTGTTTACTTGAGAGAAAGAAGGCAGTTTCCTTATCAGTATCACTCAAAGAAGCATGAAATGTATGCAAAAGACCAGGGAATCCAAACACAAAAGATTCCAACCAAAGAGTCAGAGTAGTGTGCATTTCGCAAGTCGACAAATTTTTGAGCTGTACACCCATTTGATGTTGACCGCAACAACCAGCGGTATAAATACCAGTATTATCCTTGTGCATAGAGTAGAGAAAGTGATTAGTTCCGTGAGAAGCTCTCCAGTTTATATTATCCATGGGAGTAGTACGATCAAATAACTCGGGACCCACATATGGTTTACATAAGGAATGCAGATAAACTATAGAGGGTGCTACAGCCTGACTTAAAATATACTTTGTAGCCAAAACCAAAGGATGTTGAGGATATACACTAAAAAATAAGGGGGGAAGGCATGGCGCCGTACATAACTGCATTAACAGTTTGATTCCATCACATGAGATAAAGTGCGATATACTTTGACCAAAGGACAAGAATGTCGATAGAAACTTTCCCAAATTTGCTATCCTATCCGCATAAAAATCATGACTACTGCACTTGTCTAGTGTTGAAAGCATCTCAATAGTTATCTCTGCAGACGTAGTACGGAACTGCTGCAAGTATGAATCCACCCTCTCTGAATATTTCTTTGGGTCACAGGGAAtgaatgatggaaattGCAAGGACTCTTGTAATAAATCAAATATAACCTGAATAACATGTCTCATTATTATAGAATGAGATGATTCGTGTTGCCTAACAATAGTATCCAAAGATATTCCTATTGACGCTGCTACTTCACCAAAACGATCgaataaaacaaactcCCTCTTTACAACAATATCAACCAACCTTAAAACATGTTTATAGTTATTGTTCTTAATATATTCTTGGCCACTCTTGTGCAAAAACAAATCACAAATTGCTGTTGGAATAATGCTCAGGCAGTCTTCGGACTTTAGGCTTTCCTCCGATATAGAGTTCAAAAATGCTGGTATTATACCTAACCTATGCAAATCTTCTTGTGATATAGGATCTTCTCCTATTACATCCAATATAAGAGTGATTGCGGAGCTATAAATCCCCAGTCCATACGACTTTGGATCCTTAAATATTTCAAGTACTACAGAAATCATGGGACTTCCTGGGCCAAAAACATCGTGATCATTTATTTCATTCCTTATGGAATATGGTCTAGTTACCGAATATATATCTTTTACGATagttttgaaaagaaacCGTCTTGCACTTATTTCACTGAGGGACAACCAATACGTCCGAAGTAccatctccatttttacGTCTGGGAGATTCCATCCATTTGGCCAGGGCTTCAAATCTGCATCAAGATTTCCAAAATGAATAAAATTCTGAATCTTATGCATGTCATACtggattctggagataaatACGTGAAATAGTTGCAAGTCATTTCTCAGGCTTCGTGAAACAGCTTGGTTGTAGTCCAATAGAGCTTCCAATACTTGGACAACGTATATAATCACAGGAGTATATATGGGATTCCTTATCCTTATAAATTTAACCAGACTATCCAAAACTCCAATACTCGTTAAAGCGCTGCAATTTCCATGGTAAGATATAATAGAGTAATAGACGATCAGCAGTTGTAATAGTATGCGCATGAACTCCTCATCCTCTGCAACTTGTGCCCTGAGTTCCTCTGTGGATAACCTCAAATCCCAGTTCCACTTTTCTTCGTCACCTCCAATATAAAACGTAGCATGTATGGGTGTTGCTGCATCTACAGCCATACTTTCATCAAGTGAGgtagatgaaaatgtaaaagGCTCGTCACAATTCAACTGTTCGCGTTTACCTGCCCCAGAGCAACTTTCCATGTGCTGTATATCTAGCGTAGATTTCTCAGATTCGTGGACGTGATTCAGGTAAAACTTTAAAACCTTGACAAAAATACCATGAGGAACCATAAAGCCCAGAAGATTCGAGAGCAATTTATACTGTATACCATCGTAAATCATTGCTGATAACAATTCACTTGCGATTATCATAGTTGAACGATCAATAAACCTGTGGAACTTTATAAAGTAGGAGAGCTCTAGCAAAAATGATGGGTTATAAGTCAAGAATTGTGAATAAAGTGAGGTATTGATCAATAAGAGGCAAATGAGCGATGACAAACGAATGTTCACAATAGTACGTTGCAAGGAGGGAAAGTAAAGAGAGAATATTTTTGCTATTTTGTATTTCAATACATGGTGATACCTATCTTCAATCTGATACTTGTCAATTAGCACCCTGAAACTCTTTAAAACTTGGGGAAATAAATCTTGATTCTTTAAACTCAAAACCCATTCACGCAAAGCTGTAAAATTCACATCACCAACACTGAGAACCTCGAAAACTGGAATCTTGAGCAACTCTGGCCTACCAATGTCAATTTCCACAAACGATTCACTAGATAGCCAATACCTATTAGCACAAAAATAGTGGTCCAAAACCATTGGAAGTGTCTCTTGATCTATTTTCCTTGTAAATTCGGTAGGAGTAGTTGAAGCAATATTACAAGTTTTATCTGGAAGTGGATTCTCTATGAATGTGGAGAGTCTGGTAATTACCAATGAAATTTCCTTGGAGAGTGCCATTCTGCGATTTCTGCTACTGAAAAAAACAGAGAGTAGTCTTGTAGCTAGAAACACAATATCAAGATTGACATCATCCA
This region of Theileria equi strain WA chromosome 1, complete sequence genomic DNA includes:
- a CDS encoding ubiquitin-protein ligase 1, putative (encoded by transcript BEWA_032250A), coding for MKIGYPKGDNYKLVLAGLQPCQRRYIECLASCSEEELFLHLQTFTQWVWEKSDIICWAPVLNRFDDLFNRYVTLLKDSSGQFPSPENVELVKSALKTSIMIVENCTSKNTYNSLDLLIHLLDDVNLDIVFLATRLLSVFFSSRNRRMALSKEISLVITRLSTFIENPLPDKTCNIASTTPTEFTRKIDQETLPMVLDHYFCANRYWLSSESFVEIDIGRPELLKIPVFEVLSVGDVNFTALREWVLSLKNQDLFPQVLKSFRVLIDKYQIEDRYHHVLKYKIAKIFSLYFPSLQRTIVNIRLSSLICLLLINTSLYSQFLTYNPSFLLELSYFIKFHRFIDRSTMIIASELLSAMIYDGIQYKLLSNLLGFMVPHGIFVKVLKFYLNHVHESEKSTLDIQHMESCSGAGKREQLNCDEPFTFSSTSLDESMAVDAATPIHATFYIGGDEEKWNWDLRLSTEELRAQVAEDEEFMRILLQLLIVYYSIISYHGNCSALTSIGVLDSLVKFIRIRNPIYTPVIIYVVQVLEALLDYNQAVSRSLRNDLQLFHVFISRIQYDMHKIQNFIHFGNLDADLKPWPNGWNLPDVKMEMVLRTYWLSLSEISARRFLFKTIVKDIYSVTRPYSIRNEINDHDVFGPGSPMISVVLEIFKDPKSYGLGIYSSAITLILDVIGEDPISQEDLHRLGIIPAFLNSISEESLKSEDCLSIIPTAICDLFLHKSGQEYIKNNNYKHVLRLVDIVVKREFVLFDRFGEVAASIGISLDTIVRQHESSHSIIMRHVIQVIFDLLQESLQFPSFIPCDPKKYSERVDSYLQQFRTTSAEITIEMLSTLDKCSSHDFYADRIANLGKFLSTFLSFGQSISHFISCDGIKLLMQLCTAPCLPPLFFSVYPQHPLVLATKYILSQAVAPSIVYLHSLCKPYVGPELFDRTTPMDNINWRASHGTNHFLYSMHKDNTGIYTAGCCGQHQMGVQLKNLSTCEMHTTLTLWLESFVFGFPGLLHTFHASLSDTDKETAFFLSSKHNSHEHPQLRGFKSFINDAKNANTDALFSANDLFWSSQCTYAYSLPNSAFSGGHLSHERRALSLEMCRLTLIASRSLLFSLNASVNKALRGLKPENECLKAHIAKNSYSIATAVMMLANEFPDVKKWQSSEPVFLKNMDCIKTARYFAEFMEFVYKLCIDEKNNNSLFALTTCMITGLDGMKTITSIFDYLLSLYIACSLAIALRLNPSLSCNDVLGIEVTNHTSLFNFVIATANALTSHDLKWIKSSMVVLGKTIQVALSLFCRLCNPRTMLNVTVDSNLREFISRHFCPENMDLPCSLKDHTSCSSKCHISIGQIFKNIVATISSTCWPWLKVFSQMQPSLPSSSTASIGFYISPKMLSSLLKVHVYILDYASSSRQQALNLFFLKMDTSLGEPSSEMEGISSSNLIQPFLGTNMRRNRRLRNREVNSNRELANSGDEANDTDGDYELDSTGRIQNMDSVRSHLSEMGFSDRDISNAISHCGISDLLTLTDWLINVSEFNQNVPEFADLPLTSNHNERYETISKTIKDSSLFSDFETLPMPFFAQDADVVVYIEDVDLNVVPEIRRNIIKLLLMFCKNMPITLSVISDCLFRILALKLDVVYDDEINASSFGGIYNVESTHDKNILHILAFIHREIKTVHSQISQTQVNFGSEDIASIFSPIIFMNETDRQTAFERAVCGGKTRLDEPYNYSMAKTHEYLASLFYLLAYLLGGRESYTHLALMFDDFVDVIFSIIELFHKMRLDAYNSGVITLASMGLKKALPDISVNIPEWCLLGSGDSTGPSEYDMVKYGFCCTSRVPQVASPPPFFKFAFICIVEFMKKYNLFDLSGLYTENDEKIKIVTSCSTRFIKKDMQEKLLNLCMGISELFPGLDADLLLPILCIVDKLTEVCSNSEKLLQYKPVTFHQSKSINRQNLGSLRILLNIPKSAQCKGILRLVSNIFVHCLESRNTLEESMKDRIIGILSSADTLSMPLDKFVQEVYPFVKKDPLLLLDLLKRHTVITIQSSEVHEENEQSYIEVKDLTIALKSANFLKDALMEEMMGTGKNVNMDAVDYETLYAKKNLHISRLLLEHMHIFGNIHGLTNTLPKSKSKPLYPFSLTLNSVFFLLNAIFHNFPLPESIRDGAALNIPIELPYKPLPWKFDKIERCNSKSLVIFLSRYMFTMICSLSAPKNMSTPDEASVQSKAEFEAVQKLIIDSLENYTNTLILLALSSSEFCLTIISEIGNLLQSFVGLDMAECGVYLFPIAIYTLCNLLHHLLQIPFDHVQVSSETFTQLKKALTSLFHKIDLFKDESKIVCGSIVRVLVLLTSPSKNVELVDNDSSAEPSALVVELADDSSSDDSSLNMEVDLESDEESESEVSEIDEEISGEEDDEEMADDEDMSSEDMSDTEDEGDDDDGDDVDNDNIMEDITDDLNDIEMALPHQIDEEYASNHYSDSASSSSMDDVEEDEDDVPRIRVAGELDETNMDHNVQEVIENPETNLSIADDADEDSEFSGSQSDSAPLTTSVEQIISDSVPLLNNLSFPVSDGSSRQTSASRNQNGTIHIEIQFGNNQRAVRYLNNPNRISQTESASVQMQQGQPRNETWSNSGDLEVPEKHPLLPSTKKQLCSFDMDSDFMNIIALNVQKVQVRNDPIVPEQTEEICESPQDEENMETENVDAVHTNVEQNSSAENTSESAYESRSLRIIAQALGISYNDLFGLANMDPSVISELPYDLRDEIISQQLNTINVDAVASMRDVRARNTLSPAITAIPSRNELQYLESLPRSLRLDVLRSLYGDNSNEADEINATLDLDGDNASFMAALLPSLRAEILHGSNQPRGDDTANEARHTLSDSSNQISVNVQQDASSQQAAASVTDLGRHRSPGVTLGFIIGEIQAATNQLRRLTNIHTRSRGSANRRIMNRDSNDSSFNTNDVLFVTDRRTRGSRFTNFENLGRFSLNGAEVDGVVAEGQSSSGTNNALGLDRRILQSIPHLLNTFEPQLINILQPRGAPANVASASQSFDVSNLLEANDVTFDSVVENILGLLPKSPCARDSNLTENERTLLSYCGLSRSDWNTMGIIGICKVFYLKSEINKKMFFKLLYNLASFGGPVCDTLLKLFLVMISSSILSVNAESTCTDINDSFFKNLPKICNVKNASFPPKQTFSSSCKETVESGTKNPQNTASQLFQGSVTSSVSLNSSYCSYVSSEKVLEQLRSLLIALPSTISFFSNSISTPSSEEIVTSQELKRKKKRLSTSTLKNTPSIYPINFFFSATATHLFQSSTKHMNHLLMIIHNLIVAPENNIPADTQKDFSNCIDLVSSENNMLETCALASSSPSEPNNVQKAIIDSLDEESLGLFLNVYSSWKCPSSWVQFCNIRDISSQNQLRIIAQIFGALYNSKHSQFITGVFKEKCLLLIDLVSTKLRVTKSLACTDQDLEPIIFALLRVVTLVNEMFTEAYKPKESENTPVLKLSTDFYRNLPFERIWKALDDVMLSLMDNNALDSHEISAFERLRGLIPLLEVYLLISQGNIAMEYNLDHISKLEETLSLIDFDIDAQKQTREKWDNDSSHLELSSTHLDLINFVERHKNAINIIVKQSPSLLNSGFQPVVRLAPMCLNFDIKRQYFRIKLKEKRQGIRLEPIKITVRRKHVFLDSYHQLRLRSGDEMKGKLTVSFGGEEGVDAGGLTREWFTILSKEMFNPNYGLFTREGRKQEFNHPNPLSGINPDHLNFFKFIGRVIGKALYDGHHMDAYFCRSFYKHMLGRKITPADAESVDPQFYENLISIDKYSLKDLDLELYFSTEIDEFGKVKVIDLIPNGRNIPVTDENKHKYIELLCRHKVTNGIKEQLDAFMAGFRELICPQLISIFDDRELELLISGIPTIDLQNMKQNVDYVNYTENSEQIVWFWEILEELDQNHLAAFLQFVTGTSRVPIGGFKNLMGMRGPQRISIHKTFGDNRLPTAHTCFNQLDLPAYPDKHMLKSKLLQAILEGKEGFGFI